CGCTTCATCCCACACAGATATCTGCCATCCATGCGATCCATGATCTTCATTTTCATTAACTGGCAATTCTTCATGCATGACTGGATTTGCACTGTCGACTCCGTCTTCATTTGCATCACCGTTTGAGCTACGTTCATCATGGGCATGTACCCCACCCTTTTCGTTGTCACACGCGAACAACTGATTGGATTGGCAATACATGTCATACAGTTATTAAGTATGTATAGGGAGCAATACAAACGCACATGAAATCCAGAGTATGTGACTTACTGAATTAGCTGTTGCTGCCATCAGAGGATGCCACATCCATTCTTGTGGCTCCATGTAGCCTACCGGCCTTGTCTGCAACCCAAGTTTATGTTATTCACAATCGTTACTCCTCACATGAGCACTGAACAAGCCGTTATAATTATTTCTTATTCCAAATATGGTATGAATGGACTGATTACCGGGTAATGTCCTGGGTTCTCCCTCTCTAGCTGAATTAATTTCTTAACTATTGGACAAGAATAAGCACAAATTCTTGGCAGCAGGTTGGACCTCAAGCTTGCAAAACCATAATCCACCCAGTCTAGTTGGAAATACTGCACATGCAGATAGAATTTTTTAGCATGAGTGCAAAATATGTTTTATTAAAGGTCGACAAAATTACTAATTAGAAGAATGACAATTCTGTTTGTAAAGACTTGCCTCCAAGAAATTTGAATGTCCACCCAAGATAGCATTCTCAGCCCCAGATGCCATGTTGGATTGGTATCTGTCAGCAGAAATCATCATCACATCTATCGCATACCGTGCAATGTTGTACTCGCCTATGGCCCATGGATCTGTTACCAGTGGCAATATTTCTTCTGGAATGGCAGATACGGACTGCCGTGGACCCAACAGAGTCGACACAGCCAACAAGGTGGATGCTACTGCGAAGGCTATGGTCTCCTGCTCGTTCATGCAGATGGGATTTAGCCTACTAATGACATACTCAAGATCAGAAACCTTTAGTCCACCTCTACCTCGCAGGCCTATCATCCCTCTGATTCTCCTAACAAGACCAGATCTGTCAGTAGGAGTGCCAAACTCTATTATCCTGCCATGGCCACGTACGCCTAGGATCATAACAACATCCACATCTCGGATTGCTCTAACTTGCCCATCTGGCATTCTTAGTGTTCTACTTCTAATGTCAATCCTACCCATTTGTTCAGCAGTGAAAACCCTATCTACTGGTCCAGCATATTTGTTTGTCAGCAAGCCAGCCATGCCGCTCGGCTCCATTGCATGGTAAAATAAAGTACCCAACCCTAGGAAAGATGCAGTGGCGAACATTGATCTATAAGCTGGCTCTCGTCTTGGTGCATTGACCACCACCATGGCATTGCTTCCAGAGCGCCTGTTCCTCTTCTTCGGGCGTCCCCTGCTGCGGCTGCGCGATCTTGGTCGCTTCGGCGTCCCAGGAGGCCTGGCCATCTTCCCGACCCGATCTGCAATCAACAAAAATAAGCGCATCCGATTATGTCCTTGATGCGACTCATAGATCAAATCAAAGGCCAGGTCAAGTACGAAGAGGCTCGACGGTAGTCTACCATCTAGCCGTGGCAAAAAGATCAACCAGAGCAACAAAACTACAAAGGTAACCATGAAGTAGGCGCCGCCGGAGCAAAACCAGTGGTTAGAAACCCGATGGTCGAATAAAATGACAGGCCGGAGCACTGTCGTCGGCAAAGTATGGGGAAGAAATGTCGGGCCGGGTCCAAGCTTACCAGAAAGGCACGTGCTACCTCCACTGTCCACCGGAGTTAGCTCAGATCTGGTTTCTCTTTGCTAAGCTCCAAACCTAGAACAGAGGCATACTGTGCTGAGTGAGGAATTGAGCAAAGGAGGGCACGCGGTGGGGGGGTTAAAACCAGGCTCCGCCGCCTGCACTGTTACAGCTACCCACCCACTTGGTATTTACTGTCCCTCGGCTGTGTTTTTTATTATCTACAATTCACCGAGTGCATCCACACCACAAACTTTAGAACACACGGGCGGGAACTCTCCCGCGCTGCGCCTCCTGGACTACGGCACATGTCCGTTACATGCAATTGTACGCGTAGGAGATGTATTCTGTTGACACCCGTCGGTCAAAACAGAGCCCTGGATGCTTACCACCCCGAGTAATCCCTATGTGTACGTGGATGAGGACTTCCATGCAGCACTCATGTTGCACTCGGTCCCATGGTGGACGTACTTTTTGCAAATATCTGCCGGGATCACGCTTTATTGCAACTTGCTTGTCCAGTTTAGGACCAGCACTCTCCCTGCAAGTACTACTTTAAGAAGAAAGTTCCTTCTTGGGGGGTCCAGCTCGAAATTTCCAACAGGACAACCAGGGGATGTTTCTCAGTCAGCCCCCCACTCACTCCTGTTTGACTTTTCATTTTGCCCACAACCACATGAGGACAAATGCATGCACATGCATGCAGAGATTTGCATGCAATGTTTATAGCTGAATCATCTGCATGCAAGGCGCTAATGATGTTCTGCATGCCTATGTTGGAACACCAACCAGGTCGGATATACTAATTAACCGACGCTAGGCATGCATGCATCTAATATAATAAGGCATTCAGTTTAATATGTGACCATGTACAGGAGATGATCCCCAATCACTCGTCCCAAACAAACAGTCTTTAATTAAAGACCCGAACATAGAAAGCTGCCAAATTACAAGAGTACAACTGACGGTAACAGCGCTCAGTTCAACATACAGTTGAAGTGAAGACATCCTCTCATTTTCCTAATTGACCCGACTGACCATCAAGGTAATGGCGTCATTACCGAAGCTGCATGGACACACCACGACCTACAATATAGATTACTAGTTCAGCCTAGCACGCTTCGTACTGCGTCGGTTACTTTCTTCTACATAATCATCACTTGCATCGCCATAACCTTCATCTGAGTTATTGGCATCAGGGTCGTGGTTGCCGTACCCCTCCTCTGCATCACCGTATGCTTGCTCCTCATGTGCAGCATGCAGTTCTTGtacaccatctccatctccatcttcaTCTACACCATCAACCTGAAAATAATGCAGACCTTTGTTAGATCTACTTTATACAATATTAGCACCAAACATTAAGGAGCCAGCGCACCTGCAGCGACAGAGAGGATACCACCGAGCTACCACTGATTGCGTGCACAGGGTCATCCCCCTGGTTAACTGACCCTTCCGAATGAGCGTTTGACTGAAACGAACAAGCAAGTGTTGTCAGACTAGGGCGAAGGAGTCATGTATGCAGTGATCAAAGAGCAGAGTTAGCGTACCTGGCTGCGACCATTGCACCCCTTGGAGCAATCTTCTCGTAAGGTCAAAGAAGAAGCAGTCCTTGAGTCTGGTGAATCTGCCATTGGCAACCTCTCAACATACAATGGCTGTGAGCTCTTCCGGGCACTTGAGCACAGCCCTCATTTGTACACACGCACGGGCTATCTCCCGCTCGTCACGTTCGAATTTCAAACATAATCCCGCGCACCAGCCTCCACAAGCTGACAGAACAGTTGTCATCTGCATTTACTTATGTACCAAGTTCAGCTATCAAACTGCACGTACATCTATGGGAACCTACCACAATCGCGTGAAAACCTACTTACGCACTTGGTCACACATTCTTAATCCAGACATGGTAAGCAGGATCTAGTTCATCATAATTTTGATGACAAACTTCAGAAAATTCCGAACACACAGTACTGACAGAATCAATCCACTTATCCGTTACAGGTAGAACTCGCTTAGCCATAATTCAAACATATTACAAGTTCTCTTACAACCTTAAAGGAAATATCTCTCATCTAGAACTCGATGATCCACTAGGTTCTACATCATTAGGTCAGCCTAAGTTTTGCAGCCTTGTGGCAATTGTTCCGGCGGTGCCCTTCGATGCCACAGTTCTTGCATCTCGCCGGCTTACGAGGTTGTTTTGGTACATCCCCCCGTTGAGGGCATGTTGTGCGTTTGTGCCCTTGCTGCCTGCAAATCCCACAAAATCGTGTTCTCTTGCTTAAACCCTCGTATGGCGCTTTCTCTCTACTTGTCGTTGGTCTTCCCATTTGCTTCCGTTTAGCTGGTGGCAGCAAGGATGAGAGAACATTACCAGACTCGTTTGCCGAGTTGCAGTCACCAGCCCCCATTGTTACATGTTCACCTTCTGTTCCTACACACGGTGTTAATGGGGCCTTCATATTATCTCCTAGCCTGTCTTCCAAACCCAAACCATCCCGCAGATTTGTGAATGGCTTCATCTCTGCTGCACAGTGTTTGAACAATGAAATCAGATGCTCATAAGCGGCCACACTACAGTCTCCCATTCTCACAAGTTCCATGGCTTGCATATACATATTGAAATGCCGAAAACTTAATGGGTTTTCTTGAGCATTGTCCCGCTGGTACTGTGTGAGGTGTGCTGGAAGGATATCTCTTGCATCTCGTGTCCACCGCTTCAAAATGTGTTTTTTGGGAATCTCCGTCACACGGATGAAGTCCATTACCTGCAATTGTCATCATTAACGGAAGGACACCGATTGTTAGCTATATGGTACACCTTCCTTATTTGATAATTTCAAAATGTATATATTTCATGATAAACAACACATGTCCATCACCTTCAGGGCGTGGCTGCAGAGCAGACCCATGTGTGCAAACTGGCCACACTCGCATTCAAACTCATCCCCTCCTTCCATAACGGATACCTTGTATGACGTTTTACACCACTTTTCCCTACGCGCTGCATCGGTATGTATTGCAATGTATTCTTTTCCTTTCTCAATCTCCTCAACCTGATATGCACCGCACTCATAAAATATATGTCCGAATTGCTCAAACATAGCCCTAGTGTATATTTTCCCAGCATGCCTCTCTGTAGCCAAATTTGCTCGCATGAGTGGCCTCCCCTGGACAAGGAAAGAAACTAGCTTTAGTCCATGCATTAACTTATTCATTGATTAATCAAAACCTATCATGCAGATTGTGCTTACTATTGTCGTACGCTTCTCCTCATAATTCTCTTCTGCCTCCCTGTCAAATATTAAGCTCATATACTTCCTTACAAATATATGCATTGGGCTCCCAGGCGGCACATAGTTCTTTAACATGTGGTTAGCACTTTCACTCCATTGTGTGCTAGTCATTTTTGCGCAGAACACGCCTTTGAAGAAAGGCTTCGCCCATTTGTGCCTTATCTCATACAAATTTGTCATGTAATCATGACTCTTCAGATTGTATTTCTCTATTAGGTATTTCCATCCCTCCTCAAACTCCTCTATGGTTAACATGTGATTGACAACCTTGTGGAACTCGGGCCGGAAGTCACTATTTTTTGAATACAATGGACCAAGTGACTCTTTTGCCTTCTTTAGCACATGCCACTTGCACCATCGGTGAGCTGTGTCGGGCATCACATTACTTATGGCCACCTCCATAGCCCTGTTCTGATCTGCATAGGTACGGATCGGAGCACCATTAGATTTACCGGCTTGCTTGTTACACAGTTATAAAGAAAGTATTTTCAGTCTCAACTGATTTTTCACATACCAGTCAAGATTGTCTGCGGTGCCTTCCCACCCATTATCCTAATGAATTCTGAGAAAACCCATTCAAATGTTTCAACTGTTTCACTTCGCACCAAAACTCCAGCCAGGATTATGCTCTGAAAATGATTGTTAACACCCACAAATAAACCAAACGGCATGTTGTAGAGGTTTGTCCGGTAAGTTGTGTCGAATGTAACCACGTCACCAAAGAAGCTGTACTGCAGCCTGCTGTTGCCGGTAGCCCACATCAAAGTGCTGATCCTGCCCTCATTGTCTGCGTCCACACGATAAGTGAATTGGGGGTCCTTTGAACACAGTTCTTGGAATACTTCCATTGTTTTCCTCACATCGTCTTCTGACTGTTCCCGGCTAATCTTCCCACACAGATTCCGCAGAGCCCTCTTCGTGAATGGTACATTCTCCATCTTCCCAAAGAAGCTTCTGATGATACTGTACACTTTTGCCAGATTCACATTATTTTGCCTCAGCTGCTTCACAAGGTCCCTACTGTATTGATTAATATGCTTGTGCGATGGCCAATGGAGTGTCTGTCCATATGTGTGTGACAATGCATGGCTGTGCACATCCCGGTGCTCCGCTATGTACCATCCATTATCCTTTGAACGCAACAGCCTTACTAGTGCGGGGCACTGACAGCGACAAGACCGCGTGTTCTCCACAATTGGCTTCCCCTGGTGATACCAAAAACAAAGGTGCACAGTCAGTACATACCACATGAGCATTTTCCACTTCAAGTTCAACACTCACATGTGTTCATATCTAATATGACTAATCATACCGCACATCCACAGACTATCTCCTGCATGCACTTCGTCCGGTTAACATTTAGCCGGCTCTTTCCATACCGAATGCCAAAGCCTTTTTCCCATGAATATAAATTATAGAAGTCGTATGCTTCACCAAGCGTGTCGAATGATGTTCCTATCTTTGGAACAATTACAATGTCACCTGGATCCTCCGCAAATCGCCGTACAGTCTTCTCGAAGGCGGTTACTCTATCTGCACAAGGAGCCCTACCGGGCGCAGCAGCACCCACGCGCACTCTGCTCAATGGGCAAAAACAAGTACACATAAGATGTTTGATCACTCTGCTAAAACTGAGGCCTGACATATCAATCAGCTACATATAGGCTATGTATAATTTTCCATCAAATCTAGAATGCACAACTATTTTGTCCACACGATGGTCTATTCATTTTAGGTTGCAAATACATACTCGGAACCCTCATGCTCTCTGCTCAAATTGAAAAGGAGTTCAATTAAGGTGGTGCTTTTGGTTTACTGAAAACTGAAGCATGTATGCCTGACATAAACAATTATTGCAGTTGACAGCTTATATATCTCTACTTCATGAGCGAATCCACACAATCAATATATGATATCCCCAGTTGACATCTTGTACTTTTCACATCACTTTTTTCCTCCAGAAGAGAACTCATACATGATATACAATGTCTGAATTTCCACTGACctatcaccttctgctaccaactaCGTTTTTCCTTCTGCTTTCTTAACTACTGTAAGTTCAAATCGTAAGGAATTCCAAACTAGAATCAGTAGTACCTTTGTGTCCATCCTGGCGTTTTGGGGTCCATTTGCTCTATTGACTGCTCTGAACACTGCGCCTTCTCTGCACTCCCTCCCTCTGGCGCCTCCCCTTCCGGGCAAATCTGGCCGTCCGCACTAGAAGCTGCCCCCGGTGGAACATCTAACCCTGGCGCGGCGCTCGCCACGAACCGCATCCGCTCCATGCTGCCGTCGTTGTCATTCACCTCCTCTAGCAGTGGTCTGTAAAATCCCACAGGAATTATAAGTGCGGGCCGATGCACTCCCGGTGAAACAAGCAGATCCACTTCAACAAAAGGGGGCGTAGATCAGATTCTGACCTGTTTATAGGCTGCATCAGGAACTCCATGGCCGCCGGTGATCTTCCGAGCTTTCTGCCGCTGTCGCCGCAGTAGATATCCCCACTGTCCGGCCGCCCGAGTAGAAAACTTACCCCGATTTAGCTGCCTTACCTACCAGCGGCGCACCTACCCGCATTTACTGTGCGACGTCACGGAGCTACCGGAATCTGGTGATCTGGTCCACGGATCAGAACGCCGGCGGCTACTCGATCCACGGCTCTGTCGTCTCACCGTGGACGGCGTCCGCACTTCCGTTCCCTCAGGCCCACATGCCAGCACATTACTGCTGCGTGTGAACCCGCTGTCTGGTCCGTTTCCAATCTTACAGCTATTCTGGACGGATGTGATTCCGAGCTCACAGGAGCTCGCGATCACATACTCCGCGTCCGCACTACCATTTCAAATCCAATAATGCTAAACATACAAAGAGTTACACGCAATTACACGCTGACTAGGATTTTTTCCATCTACTAACCAATCACAAACTTGCCCcctccctgattttcaggggggtgGGCCGCCTCCCCACCTATTGACCAATCAAATTAACCCTCTTTGTAAAACCTTGTAACtcgtttgtacgtgtagcattactcTTTCAAATCCTACCCGAGAGCATAGTTTAAAAAACCGAACCGGAAATCAAACCGGAAAGGTTGCCGGTTCAGGTTTTTACCAGTCAGACCGCCGGTTCACCGGTTCAATTGTCAGTTTTTTAAGAAATAAAATAATTTGTATTAATTAATATATGTGTTAATATAGAGTGAAACAATGGTCAAATAAAATTATAACCATGTAGTGGACAACAAAGTAGCACAACCAAGTTGGTTATTGGGCCATGGGCAGGCCCCGCCTACTGCTCACATGCCCTTGGATCGAATTCCACTTTCCCAATTTCTATTAGAACTTTTTTCCTGGTTTTTCCCGGTTTAATGGCCCGGTTTTTTCACCGGTTTTCCAGAAAACCGGCCGGTTCGATCGGTTTTTCCGGTCTAATTGCAGAACGGTCTTATTAGCTTGAAAAACCGATGAGGCTGCCGGTTCCGGTTTTTTCCGGTTCGACCGCTGGTCCGGTCCGGTTTTTTAAACTATGCCCGAGAGTCTAGACGCGCCTCCGCAGCCTAGCCTCGCACATCTATCTGAACACACCGCAACGATTCTTCCTGCGGTTGTGCCCCCACAGCGTTTTcggccccgcatgtcagtgagcGTGGTAACCATACCCTTGTACGTGACAACACGTTATCCGGAAAGTGGAAACTGACGTCAGGGAAGCTGCCGTAGAGCGCGCGGCGCTGTCCCTTCTGCAGCGAGTCTACGGTTGACTTTTGCCCTCTATCCTTAGGATCATGCGGCGCGGGAGTGTACTGCATAAATACAAGCCGGAGATAGCACTCCAGTCCAGTTCCAGTGCTAGCTCTACCGTTTCTCTTCGGCTCGAGCATCCATGGACGCGGTGCGAGGAAGCGGTGCGACGCCGGCGGACCAGACAGTCCAGACGACAGGCACGGCGGCCGCCGCGCTGCTCAACGCGCTTGCCAGGGAGTTTGTGCCCATGGGCGCCGCCGCCGACGTGCTGAACCCACTCGCCAAGGAGTCTTTGCCCGTGGGCGCTGCCGCCGCGTTTAACCCGCTCGCCAGGGAGTTCGTGCCGTGGTGGCGCGTTGGGGGCGGATCAAGGAGGGGGCTCTCCGCGGACGCGCCGGAGTTCGTCGTGACGCAGGGGCTCTACTTGCAGGATCCCACGGTGGTCGGCTACCCTGCGCACGGCACCGGCGTCTACATCGGCAATGCCGTCCCAACGAGGACCTGGAGAAGATCATCAGTAAGCTAAAGAGACAAAGTGCTAGCTACATATCGCATATCTATGTCCAACAGGCGTACACTTATAGATGCATACTTATGCATGCAGATCCATCTTCGTTTGCAAttggccgggggtcatcctccttttctaaacaAATCTTCGTTTGCAATTcctgctgcactttttctttcgtCCTTGACCTCCATTCTTGATTTCATTCTGGAGTTTCCTTTCTGAATCAAGCATCTTCTTGGATCTTCTCTTCTTCTGGTTGGACAGATCATTGTTTTTTTGAGGCCCATGGACAGAGCATGGTTGATCCGTTCAAGACCTTGATTGTAATTTTCTGAATCTTTCAATATTAATTGTGCTCGAGACCTAGCTCTTGTCTTCCCAGTTTTAGCCCATGTCATGTTTGCCTTTTTTTTGGCAAATCCAAGGCAGATCAATTCTTTTTCTCTTTGAGAAATATGGTGTATGTAATTCTTAGCCGCTTCAAACATCCCTCTCTTTTGGATTTATGAAACGTTCTGATCATTTCAACTATGCAACACAGTTCAGCAATGGCTACAATGTTATTTTCTGAGCCATCCTAGTTATACTGTTCTTCAAATATGACGCTGCTTTCATTACTTGTTTGGTAATTTAATGGATTACACATTTTTACAGAGGGTTAGCAACTACTCGCAACAGGGAAGGGCCAGGCATTCTTACCGGGTTCAAAGGATCCACAACGAAGAATTTGTGAGAAGAACAACTTATGTTGGCGATATTGATCACACCGTAAGAATTAATGCCATTTCCATGTGCAATAAAAGTGAAATTTTTGTGTAACTTGCAAATCTGAAGTGATGTGTCACTTTTGGATGGGACATTTGTTTGTTTCAGGTCACCGAAGAAATGTTGGCTGGGCTCTTTGGTATATGCGGAGTCGTATGTCTAATTCCCACCCTTCTAAACATGATAAAAATATGCATACTCTTGCACAGATTGCTATATTTACAATGTATGCTCTCCATCGATCAGTTCACATGCTTGACTTTCTCAAGTTCGGATGCTTGACCGATTGATGGCTAATATTACTTTTATTTGCAGGTTTATGTATTATATATCTCTTACTTTAGTTTAGCGTGCAATTTAATTGCTATAGCATATTTCTCTATGCCAATATTGTTGTAAATCATATATGGAGCGCATAGCTTGTAGCTAGCTAGCTATACCTAGGCTTATATTGCGAATGATTTTGTGTGACGGTGTACGGGAAGGATGCTTTGATTTTGTAAGTATGCATGTGCGAGGTGAAATAGACGGGTGAACTCGATGTGTCTAATTATGATTCTTAGAAGAATTTATCATTTGATGTTTGGATTCCTTTTGGGGGTATGAGAATGTACTCCTGCACAGGACATGGCTATTTAGCATATTTATTTTTTCACGTTATCGAACTTATGATATGCTAGTTACATTAATAGATCTTATTATTTTACCAGAGGTTAAAAATAGAAATTTCAAGTGCAAGTTTAAATCTTTGCCTTCATATCTTAAATAGTAAAGAGTGTGTTGATATTCCAAGATCTTTGTTCTGCGCTACTGAAGTGTTTACATCATACTACGGCGTGGAAATAGAACATTATTCGTAAACAAAACATATATATTTAGCATTAATGTCAAAAAGTACTTGTGCTTTGGGATAAACAAATAAAGCATTCATGTATGTTAAACTGAAATTATAAATTAAAGAATCAAATACTACTTGTTTGACATGATTGCTTATTGTATGACTATGTAGCATCGACAAGCGTTAGGTAAACTATTTTCCCTTTGTAGCCTACCTTTTCTGTTTATAATTAAGAAACCTATTTTTTTCCTGTTTTGCTGTAATCCGCCATGCACCTTTCCTACTGATTAACTAAAGCTCCATCCACTTCTAACAAGAATTTACCATATTACTAAGATTATTTTTGTTAGACGATCATACT
This window of the Triticum aestivum cultivar Chinese Spring chromosome 5D, IWGSC CS RefSeq v2.1, whole genome shotgun sequence genome carries:
- the LOC123120516 gene encoding polyadenylate-binding protein-interacting protein 11-like, yielding MDAVRGSGATPADQTVQTTGTAAAALLNALAREFVPMGAAADVLNPLAKESLPVGAAAAFNPLAREFVPWWRVGGGSRRGLSADAPEFVVTQGLYLQDPTVVGYPAHGTGVYIGNAVPTRTWRRSSRVSNYSQQGRARHSYRVQRIHNEEFVRRTTYVGDIDHTVTEEMLAGLFGICGVVVDCRLCGDPTSGFRFAFIEFQYQGDAYLALHLDGIIIGLHPLKVAPSRNAIVPIKHSFLPQPQEEKERSSRTVY